In Bradyrhizobium paxllaeri, the genomic stretch CCTTCGGGAACCGGCTTTACCTTGGTTGCCATGGCTGTCTCCTTGGGTTTGATGGATTTGATCCATGCAGGACGGCCCAGCCCCTTTCTATTTGTCCACGATTTTCGATCCGGTGTTTGAACATAGTGTGGCGGCTGCGGTCCGCGCACCGGTGGTCGCGTCAATGTGTACTGCTGCCAGGTTCCCCAGGAACCTAACCCTTCAGGAGCGGAACAAAATCATATTCGCCGACGCCTTGCAGAACCAGGAAGGTGAGCGACGTCGTGCCGCCATTGGTCACCAGATGCGGTCGTGTCGGCCTGACGGCGTAGACTTCGCCGGGCTTCAAATTCACTTCCTCTTTCGGATCCTGCAGGAACAGGCGCATCTGGCCTTCCAGTACGTAAAAAGTATCGGAGATATTGCTGTGGGTGTGCCACGGCACTTTCTGGGTTGCGGAGAGCTGCAGCTCCACAATGCGGAAGCCGGGGCGGGTGGCGTGCTCGGCGCGACGCTCGACTTCGTAGAGATGGCTGGCGTCCTTGACTGGCTGTGGCTGGCTCATGACGGCTTCCTTTTGGATTCATCGCGTGGAGCGCCCTACGATACGGCCGTTCACTCCATCTCGTTCCGCTTCTGCTGCTCGCCCTCGCGCAACCGCTGCGCGATCGCGGTCCGTCTCGGGATCAGCGCGGCCTCGTCGGCGAGCCGCTGGGCAAGGTCGGCGTGATATTGCTGCACGACGTCGAGGACGGCTTCTTTGGCGAGCCGGCGGTGGTATTCGGCCAGGAATCGGTGCAGGTCAGCGAGTTCTTCGTCGTCCATCTCTATCGCGCCTCAGCCGCGATGGCCGAATTATACCGCGACCTGTCGATCCCGCGCCAGCTTGCTACAGGGTTCCCGATCCCGCCGGGCTTCGCCGGCCGGCCCCCAGCCGGGTGGGGCGGCCGTGGGGTGGCTAAATCGTTACGGCGCGACCGGCCGGTTAACTATCCGTTAACCATATTGCCCTTAGCCTCTTGGGCACTATCCGGTCATCATCAAACGATTCCAGCGCGGTTCGTTCGGGGAGAACAGCTGATGTCCGTTGAGATTCTGACCTACGCAGCCCTGGGTGCCCGCCTGAACATCTCGGCAGCGGCCGCCCGTTCGCTTGCCAGGCGGCTCCACTTGCCGCGCTCGCTTTCCGATGACGGGAAGGCCCTGGTGAGCGTTGATCTCGCTGAAGTCAGGCATACGCCACACCCACCGGGCGGTCACCGGGCGGGCGAGGCCGCTCAGTTGAGGGCGCTCATCGTAACGCAGCAGGCGGAGATCGCGCAACTCGAGGCCAGGGCAGCGGGCAATCGCTGGGATTTCGAGCACGAACGCGCACGCGCCGATCGCCTGATGGCTGAGCTCTCGCAGGCGACTGCCGAGGCCGCCGCCGCCAGGGAGGCGACGGCGCGGCTTGAGGGCGAGGTGACAGCCCTGCGGGCCGCTGTCCGAACTGGCAGTTCGGACGAGAATCACGGAAATTCGGCGCGCCGGGTCGGGCATCTGGCGGCGAGCCTGGTCGACGCAGACCGCAGGGCTTCTCGTGGATAGCGATCCCTTTTCTCTCATTCCGCGGTTGAGCGGAGCAACCGTGGGGCAACAATGACTGGCACCGACATTCGCGAACTGAGGGCGCGCATTATCGTGTTCGGGGTCGGCGGCGCCGGCGGCAATGCCGTCAACAACATGATCGACGCCGGGCTTGAAGGCGTCGAATTCATCGTCGCCAATACGGATGCCCAGGCGCTCACCAGTTCAAAGGCCAGGCGTGTCATCCAGATGGGCTCACAGGTGACCGGGGGCCTTGGCGCCGGCGCCCAGCCCGATGTGGGGCGCGCCGCGGCGGAAGAGACCACCGACGAGATCCGCGACCATCTGACCGGCGCGCACATGGTGTTCATCACCGCCGGCATGGGTGGGGGCACCGGCACCGGGGCCGCCCCGATCATCGCCAGGATCGCGCGCGAACTCGGCATTCTCACCATCGGCGTCGTCACCAAGCCGTTCCAGTTCGAGGGCGGGCGCCGCATGCGCTATGCCGAAGCCGGCATTGCGGAACTTCTGAAAGCGGTGGACACCCTCCTGATCATCCCGAACCAGAACCTGTTCCGGGTGGCCAACGAGAAGACCACCTTTGCGGACGCTTTTGCGATGGCCGACCAGGTGCTCTATTCGGGCGTCGCCTGCATCAGCGATCTCATCGTCAAGGAAGGCCTGATCAACCTCGATTTCGCCGACGTGCTCTCGGTCATGCGCGAGAAGGGCAAGGCGATGATGGGCAGGGGCGAAGCCTCCGGCCCCAAGCGCGTGCTCAACGCCGCGGTGGCCGCGATTTCCAACCCGCTGATCGAGAACCCCTCGATCAAGCGCGCCAGCGGCCTCATCGTCTCCATCACCGGCGGCCGGGATCTGACGCTGTTCGAGGTCGACGAAGCGGCGACCCGCATCCGCGACGAGGCCGACCAGGACGCCAACATCATCGTCGGCGCCACCTTCGATGCCAGCCTGGAAGGCATTGTCCGAGTCTCGGTGGTGGCGACGGGCATCGACAATGTCGAGGCGACGGGCGGCCAGACCCAGGTCGCGGAAAATCTGCTCACGGATCTCGCCGGCCGGCTTTCCAACGACCGGCGCCGCATCGCCGATCAGCGCGGCGCGCCGCCGCAATTCGCCAGCCCGCCGCCGCTCCGCCGTCCCGAAGCACGACCGGCGGTCGCCGAACACGCGCGGCATGCCGCGGCTCCGCAGCGCCTCGATCCATACGGCCGCACGGGTCCCGTGCTTAACCCGATCGAGGAAAAGGTTATGGACATTCCGGCCTTCCTGGGCCGCAAGGCGAACTGAGCCGTCGTAGCAACCAAAGGATCGATGCGCCGCGATTTGGAAAGATCCTCCTTCAAGGCATTCTCAATGCCTGAAAGGCGGTTGCCCAAATCGCCCCAGACTTTCCATCCTCCAGCCATGCTTTGGTCAAAACAGCGGTAGGGAGTGTCTACAATCCGACGATCGCCCGTTCAGTTGACGGCAAAACTGGCAGGAGGCGCCCATGGAATCCTCGGGGGACACCAAGCAAACCGATCCAGGCAACGTTAGTCCGGCACTATCCACGCAAGAGAAAGAACTGGTCGCGCGCGCCGATGAACGGCTCGCGCACGCCTATGCGCAGATTGCGCGCGCGGATGAGGAGCTCGCGCGTTTCAATGAGCAGATTTCCAGGCTGGAGAAGGCGAAAAAGGCTCGTCAGCCATCGCGCGGCAGGCCGGCGCTACGCGGCTTGATCGGCCTGTTGCTGACAGTGGGCATCTGTTCCGCTGCTTTCGCCTGGCAGTCCTATGGCGAGACGGTGAGGCCGATGGTTGCCCGGTGGGCACCGCAACTGGCCGCGGCTTCGTCGTCACCGTCGGAAGCGCCTGCTCCTGCCGACCAGCAGAGCCCGCCTGCCATCAAGTTGGCTGCGGCGGATGCCGCAGTTTCGCAATTGCCGGCTCCGGCCCAGGCCGCACCGCAAGCCGCACCCCAAGATGCGGCAGCCGCCTCGATCGCGGCCGAGCAGGCACAGTTGCTCCAGACGATGTCGCGCGATCTCGCAAGCGTGCAGCAGGAGATCGAGCAGCTCAAGGCCAGCCAGGCGGAGCTGGCCCGCGAAAGTGCCAAGACCGCCGAGCAACTCAAGGCGAACCAGGAGGAAATGGCGCGCAAGATCGCCAACGTCTCCGAGCAAAGCCTGCGGCCCAGGACATCGGCTACTACGTCGGCTGCACCGCCGGTGCCGGTTGCCAACCCCGCGCGCAAGCCGAAGCCGATGTCGACGCTTCCGGCAAGGGAAGCGAGAGCGCAGGCGCGGCCGCCAGTACGGTTGCCGTCCGCACAGCAGTAGTTTTCATCGGCGCCGCCGCC encodes the following:
- a CDS encoding cupin domain-containing protein produces the protein MSQPQPVKDASHLYEVERRAEHATRPGFRIVELQLSATQKVPWHTHSNISDTFYVLEGQMRLFLQDPKEEVNLKPGEVYAVRPTRPHLVTNGGTTSLTFLVLQGVGEYDFVPLLKG
- the ftsZ gene encoding cell division protein FtsZ — its product is MTGTDIRELRARIIVFGVGGAGGNAVNNMIDAGLEGVEFIVANTDAQALTSSKARRVIQMGSQVTGGLGAGAQPDVGRAAAEETTDEIRDHLTGAHMVFITAGMGGGTGTGAAPIIARIARELGILTIGVVTKPFQFEGGRRMRYAEAGIAELLKAVDTLLIIPNQNLFRVANEKTTFADAFAMADQVLYSGVACISDLIVKEGLINLDFADVLSVMREKGKAMMGRGEASGPKRVLNAAVAAISNPLIENPSIKRASGLIVSITGGRDLTLFEVDEAATRIRDEADQDANIIVGATFDASLEGIVRVSVVATGIDNVEATGGQTQVAENLLTDLAGRLSNDRRRIADQRGAPPQFASPPPLRRPEARPAVAEHARHAAAPQRLDPYGRTGPVLNPIEEKVMDIPAFLGRKAN